The proteins below come from a single Rhodanobacter sp. LX-99 genomic window:
- a CDS encoding HlyD family efflux transporter periplasmic adaptor subunit codes for MKPLVMKPPAARPSRHSTGMRRLGYGCLALTLTWLLAACSRSADAPSGATAQPATAYVAVARGKVDIEGGLLNLSMPREGTLATVAVHEGDHVKQGQLLAALDAEPARLAVEAAQAQFEQAQAQLKLLGIKQVAAKQRAQRLAAAAAAGAGDGQSADDAREAAAQVDADRQSARAALGMAGQKLDEARYELKQRSLLAPFDADVVQVSAQPGASVSPASGPLFTLLPQKPRIVRAELNDSFAAAIRPGMPAEVAADSGGAHARWSAHVLRVGEVYGPATLENDPQVRANARTVECVLAFDQPDQTRDLRIGQRVMVRFGHVAAPVAVPKD; via the coding sequence ATGAAGCCGCTCGTCATGAAGCCGCCCGCCGCCCGTCCATCACGGCATTCGACCGGCATGCGGCGGCTCGGGTATGGCTGCCTCGCGCTGACGCTGACGTGGCTGCTGGCCGCCTGCTCGCGCTCCGCCGACGCACCGAGCGGCGCCACCGCGCAGCCCGCGACCGCCTACGTCGCCGTCGCGCGCGGCAAGGTCGATATCGAAGGTGGCCTGCTGAACCTGTCGATGCCGCGTGAAGGCACGCTCGCCACGGTCGCCGTGCACGAAGGCGACCACGTCAAGCAGGGCCAGTTGCTGGCGGCGCTGGACGCCGAGCCGGCCAGGCTGGCGGTCGAGGCGGCACAAGCGCAGTTCGAGCAGGCGCAGGCGCAGCTGAAGCTGCTCGGGATCAAACAGGTTGCGGCGAAGCAGCGCGCCCAGCGACTGGCCGCCGCGGCCGCCGCCGGTGCCGGCGACGGCCAGAGCGCCGACGATGCGCGCGAAGCGGCGGCACAGGTCGATGCCGATCGGCAGTCCGCCCGCGCGGCACTGGGCATGGCCGGCCAGAAACTGGACGAGGCCCGCTACGAACTGAAGCAGCGCAGCCTGCTCGCCCCGTTCGACGCCGACGTGGTGCAGGTATCGGCCCAGCCCGGCGCCAGCGTGTCGCCTGCGTCCGGCCCCCTTTTCACCCTGCTGCCGCAGAAACCGCGGATCGTCCGCGCCGAACTCAACGACAGCTTCGCCGCGGCGATCCGCCCGGGCATGCCGGCCGAAGTGGCCGCCGACAGCGGCGGCGCGCATGCCCGCTGGAGCGCGCACGTACTGCGCGTCGGCGAAGTCTACGGGCCGGCCACGCTGGAAAACGACCCGCAAGTGCGCGCCAACGCGCGGACGGTGGAATGCGTGCTGGCGTTCGACCAGCCCGACCAGACCCGCGACCTGCGCATCGGCCAGCGCGTGATGGTGCGCTTCGGCCACGTCGCGGCGCCGGTCGCCGTGCCGAAAGACTGA
- a CDS encoding efflux transporter outer membrane subunit: MPLRLSKTTDDRWLRMCVFGVVLSGLAGCAAPLPRLAPPVPAQWQHAVAADPAPPTDLHGWWHAFADPALDALVERALANNLDVAQAVERLRAVRTLHERAHARYLPALDARTHDAIDPDASASFFVAGFDASWELGLFGRAEGTRRESQGALDAGVADLQAARVTLVAEVVREWIDLRTAQQQEQLLQRISRQRRHAWELQRTRQRLQLAAPGAVDQAQAAWAQAEAALAAPRQAIDASAQRLAVLLGQNHPDPAWLQAGTPPELGAWRLDGTPAELLRTRPEIARAEADVLRTAGELALTHAELFPSIGLGASMVWATDINNNHRFSTTPNGIASVGPVIDIPLFDWGMRLAATHAKAHELKASVLAYRQAVLQGVAEVETALGSLQQQRQREQQDTLAWRALQRADQAVQARVGLQLGSPLDHAESQVAADQAALELADARAARSLAYVALFKALGGAPLPAPGTERAASTAADDAHGAPH; encoded by the coding sequence GTGCCCCTTCGACTGAGCAAGACAACCGACGACCGCTGGCTGCGCATGTGCGTGTTTGGCGTCGTCTTGTCCGGGCTGGCCGGCTGCGCCGCGCCGCTGCCCCGGCTGGCGCCGCCGGTGCCCGCGCAATGGCAGCACGCGGTCGCCGCGGACCCGGCCCCGCCGACCGACCTGCACGGCTGGTGGCACGCGTTCGCCGATCCCGCCCTCGACGCGCTGGTCGAGCGCGCGCTGGCCAACAACCTCGACGTCGCGCAGGCGGTCGAACGGCTGCGCGCCGTGCGCACCCTGCACGAACGTGCCCACGCGCGCTATCTGCCGGCGCTGGATGCACGCACCCATGACGCGATCGATCCGGACGCCAGCGCCTCGTTCTTCGTAGCCGGCTTCGACGCCAGCTGGGAGCTGGGCCTGTTCGGCCGCGCCGAGGGCACCCGGCGCGAATCGCAGGGCGCGCTGGACGCCGGCGTGGCCGACCTGCAGGCCGCCCGGGTCACCCTGGTCGCCGAAGTGGTGCGCGAGTGGATCGACCTGCGCACCGCGCAGCAGCAGGAACAGCTGCTGCAGCGGATCAGCCGGCAGCGCCGGCACGCATGGGAACTGCAGCGGACGCGGCAACGCCTGCAGCTGGCGGCGCCCGGGGCGGTGGACCAGGCGCAGGCCGCCTGGGCGCAGGCCGAAGCCGCCCTGGCTGCGCCACGCCAGGCGATCGACGCCAGTGCGCAGCGCCTGGCCGTCCTGCTCGGGCAGAACCATCCCGATCCGGCGTGGCTGCAGGCGGGCACGCCGCCCGAGCTGGGCGCCTGGCGGCTCGACGGCACCCCGGCCGAACTGCTGCGTACACGCCCCGAGATCGCCCGCGCCGAGGCGGACGTGCTGCGCACCGCCGGCGAACTGGCGCTGACCCACGCCGAGCTGTTCCCCAGCATCGGCCTCGGCGCCTCGATGGTCTGGGCCACCGACATCAACAACAACCACCGCTTTTCCACCACCCCGAACGGCATCGCGTCGGTGGGCCCGGTGATCGACATTCCGCTGTTCGACTGGGGCATGCGGCTGGCCGCCACGCACGCCAAGGCACACGAGCTGAAAGCCAGCGTGCTGGCTTACCGGCAGGCCGTGCTGCAAGGCGTGGCCGAAGTGGAAACCGCGCTGGGCAGCCTGCAGCAGCAACGCCAGCGCGAGCAGCAGGACACGCTGGCCTGGCGGGCGCTGCAGCGCGCCGACCAGGCCGTGCAGGCCCGGGTCGGGCTGCAGCTGGGCAGTCCGCTCGATCACGCCGAAAGCCAGGTCGCCGCCGACCAGGCCGCGCTCGAACTGGCCGACGCCCGCGCCGCGCGCAGCCTCGCTTATGTCGCGCTGTTCAAGGCATTGGGTGGCGCACCGCTGCCCGCTCCGGGCACGGAGCGGGCAGCGTCGACGGCAGCCGACGACGCCCACGGAGCGCCGCACTGA
- a CDS encoding ABC transporter ATP-binding protein, giving the protein MHPAPAIEPPHAPALQADNVSKAFVSGHQRTQVLDGFSLSIDAGELTLISGPSGCGKSTLLAILSGLQKVDSGRVRALGSELGQLDLRALERFRLQHTGFVFQGFNLFPALSAFEQVELPLNHMGLSRDEARRRAQQSLEEVGLAHRMRLRPSELSGGEKQRVAIARALAKQPELLFADEPTSALDAANGQIIIDILHRIAHAHGTTVLCVSHDPRLVVHADRVLAMEDGRILSDRRNHAPRIDSKEIPS; this is encoded by the coding sequence ATGCATCCCGCCCCCGCCATCGAACCGCCGCACGCACCTGCCCTGCAGGCCGACAACGTCAGCAAGGCGTTCGTCTCCGGCCACCAGCGCACGCAGGTGCTGGACGGCTTCTCGCTCAGCATCGATGCCGGCGAGCTGACCCTGATCTCCGGCCCATCCGGCTGCGGCAAGAGCACCCTGCTGGCGATCCTCAGCGGCCTGCAGAAGGTCGACAGCGGCCGCGTGCGGGCGCTCGGCAGCGAACTGGGCCAGCTCGACCTGCGCGCGCTGGAACGCTTCCGCCTGCAGCACACCGGCTTCGTGTTCCAGGGCTTCAACCTGTTCCCCGCGCTCTCCGCGTTCGAGCAGGTCGAGCTGCCGCTGAACCACATGGGGCTGTCGCGCGACGAGGCGCGCCGGCGCGCGCAGCAGTCGCTGGAGGAGGTCGGCCTGGCGCACCGCATGCGGCTGCGCCCGTCCGAGCTGTCCGGCGGCGAGAAGCAGCGCGTGGCGATCGCCCGCGCGCTGGCCAAGCAGCCCGAGCTGCTGTTCGCCGACGAGCCGACCAGCGCACTGGACGCCGCCAACGGCCAGATCATCATCGACATCCTGCACCGGATCGCCCACGCCCACGGCACCACGGTACTGTGCGTCAGCCACGACCCGCGCCTGGTCGTCCACGCCGACCGCGTGCTGGCGATGGAAGACGGCCGCATCCTCAGCGACCGGCGCAATCATGCGCCGCGCATCGACAGCAAGGAAATTCCGTCATGA
- a CDS encoding ABC transporter permease encodes MVALARKTLVYEWRRFLPAMLAVGFAGLLQLLQIALVLGIFGSTSLYITGSSADVWVGYPGTQSVSLGRAIDADVESRLLMDPAVQRVEPYLWVDGDWRGPRETGGVSVFVSGIDPAADGLMFSKALSPALRARLAEPDAIVIDRSAQDQLGVDIGQTATINGQQVRVVGISSGLRALGGVNVLCSLDTARRLDSDPTDTGPTYLVAKLRDPAQAEAVAMRLRGDTAFGPYTTWSAGDFAKLSVRYWLFDTGAGAGVLFLAGIVFLVGAVITSQTLIAAVNGSVREYATLNALGVGVGALRKVVLEQAFWVGALGLLGASVLGIVLMLLARSQDVPVVLNVPAALGCILLVLGLAAVSGLAAMRSLRRADPATLLR; translated from the coding sequence ATGGTCGCCCTCGCGCGCAAGACGTTGGTCTACGAGTGGCGGCGCTTCCTGCCGGCGATGCTGGCGGTCGGTTTCGCCGGCCTGCTGCAGCTGCTGCAGATCGCGCTGGTGCTGGGCATCTTCGGCAGCACCAGCCTGTACATCACCGGCTCGTCGGCCGACGTGTGGGTGGGCTACCCCGGCACGCAGAGCGTGAGCCTGGGCCGCGCGATCGACGCCGATGTGGAATCGCGCCTGCTGATGGACCCGGCGGTGCAGCGGGTCGAGCCGTACCTGTGGGTCGACGGCGACTGGCGCGGGCCGCGCGAGACCGGTGGCGTCTCGGTGTTCGTCTCCGGCATCGACCCGGCCGCCGACGGGCTGATGTTCTCCAAGGCACTTTCGCCGGCGCTGCGCGCGCGGCTGGCCGAACCGGACGCGATCGTTATCGACCGCTCCGCGCAGGACCAGCTCGGCGTCGACATCGGCCAGACCGCCACCATCAACGGCCAGCAGGTGCGCGTGGTCGGCATCAGCAGCGGCCTGCGCGCGCTCGGCGGGGTCAACGTGCTGTGCTCGCTGGACACCGCGCGCCGGCTGGACAGCGACCCGACCGACACCGGCCCGACCTACCTGGTGGCGAAACTGCGCGACCCGGCCCAGGCCGAAGCGGTGGCCATGCGCCTGCGCGGCGACACCGCCTTCGGTCCGTACACGACCTGGAGCGCCGGCGATTTCGCCAAGCTCTCGGTGCGCTACTGGCTGTTCGATACCGGCGCCGGCGCCGGCGTGCTGTTCCTGGCCGGCATCGTGTTCCTGGTCGGCGCGGTGATCACCAGCCAGACCCTGATCGCCGCGGTCAACGGCTCGGTGCGCGAGTACGCCACCCTCAACGCGCTCGGCGTGGGCGTGGGCGCACTGCGCAAGGTGGTGCTGGAGCAGGCGTTCTGGGTCGGCGCGCTGGGCCTGCTCGGCGCCAGCGTGCTCGGCATCGTGCTGATGCTGCTGGCACGCAGCCAGGACGTGCCGGTGGTTCTGAACGTACCCGCCGCGCTGGGCTGCATCCTCCTGGTGCTTGGCCTCGCCGCCGTCTCCGGCCTGGCCGCGATGCGCAGCCTGCGCCGCGCCGACCCGGCCACCCTGCTGAGATAG
- a CDS encoding alpha/beta fold hydrolase, translating to MIQQTDFFFEGGRRGVLLIHGLTGTPMEMKLLGKGLNRAGFTVHGMQLAGHCGDVDDLLATGWRDWYASVEQAADAMLGKVDQLFVGGLSMGALLALKLAADRPRQIAGVGVYGATFRYDGWSIPPLARLSFLLPLLKKLGIGRARSFMEQPPYGIRDERLRAQVSTAMLSGDSAAAGLPGNPWYSLAEMYGLAASVRRQLRQVTSPCLVAHASDDDVASPKNAALVMREVNAPAELLLLDDSYHMITIDKERRTLIDRSAAFFDGIAASNGTQRAAA from the coding sequence GTGATCCAGCAGACTGACTTTTTCTTCGAGGGTGGGCGCCGCGGCGTGCTGCTGATCCACGGCCTCACCGGCACGCCGATGGAAATGAAGCTGCTCGGCAAGGGCCTGAACCGCGCAGGCTTCACCGTGCACGGCATGCAGCTGGCCGGCCACTGCGGCGACGTCGACGACCTGCTCGCCACCGGCTGGCGCGACTGGTACGCCAGCGTCGAGCAGGCCGCCGACGCGATGCTCGGCAAGGTCGACCAGCTGTTCGTCGGCGGCCTGTCGATGGGCGCGCTGCTGGCGCTGAAACTGGCCGCGGACCGGCCGCGGCAGATCGCCGGCGTGGGCGTATACGGCGCCACCTTCCGCTACGACGGCTGGAGCATCCCGCCGCTGGCGCGGCTGTCGTTCCTGCTGCCGCTGCTGAAGAAACTCGGCATCGGCCGCGCCCGCAGCTTCATGGAACAGCCGCCCTACGGCATCCGCGACGAACGCCTGCGTGCGCAGGTCAGCACCGCGATGCTCAGCGGCGACAGCGCCGCTGCCGGCCTGCCCGGCAACCCGTGGTACTCGCTGGCCGAGATGTACGGCCTGGCCGCCAGCGTGCGCCGCCAGCTGCGCCAGGTCACCTCGCCCTGCCTGGTCGCCCATGCCAGCGACGACGACGTCGCCAGCCCGAAGAACGCCGCGCTGGTGATGCGCGAAGTCAATGCGCCGGCCGAACTGCTGCTGCTCGACGACAGCTACCACATGATCACCATCGACAAGGAACGGCGCACCCTGATCGATCGCTCGGCCGCGTTCTTCGACGGTATCGCCGCGTCGAACGGCACGCAGCGCGCCGCGGCCTGA